From Oenococcus sicerae, the proteins below share one genomic window:
- the guaB gene encoding IMP dehydrogenase: MTDFSKKYAKLGLTFDDVLLVPLKSEVTPDQVQLGTDLTPTLHLNIPILSAAMDTVTEGRLATQLALNGGLGVIHKNMLIADQAKEVARVKTADIDADKYPNAATDQNGRLIAAAGVGVTNDTLERVKALVDAGADAIIVDSAHGHSEGVLRKIRQIRELYPTLNIIGGNIATPQGTQALYDAGADVAKVGIGPGSICTTRVVAGVGVPQITAITDAAEVAEKNGKTIIADGGLKWSGDIVKAIAAGGNAVMLGSMLAGTAEAPGQVIVGEDGKKYKSYRGMGSMAAMQNGSKDRYFQGEVKEVNKLVPEGIEAVTPYKGKVDDVIFEDLGGLRSGMGYTGSATINDLIERGQFVRITNAGLVESHPHDVHITKQAPNYVRI, translated from the coding sequence ATGACAGATTTTTCAAAGAAATATGCAAAACTCGGTTTGACTTTTGATGACGTCTTACTGGTACCGTTAAAATCAGAAGTAACGCCCGATCAAGTTCAATTGGGTACTGATCTAACGCCGACTTTGCACTTAAATATTCCAATTTTAAGTGCTGCCATGGATACAGTGACTGAAGGTCGTTTGGCAACACAGCTGGCTTTAAATGGCGGACTGGGAGTCATTCATAAGAACATGCTGATCGCTGATCAGGCTAAAGAAGTTGCCAGGGTCAAGACCGCTGATATTGATGCGGATAAGTATCCCAATGCCGCAACTGATCAAAATGGCAGGCTGATCGCAGCAGCTGGTGTTGGCGTGACAAATGATACGCTGGAACGTGTTAAAGCTTTGGTAGATGCTGGTGCTGATGCGATTATTGTTGACTCGGCACACGGACATTCCGAAGGTGTTTTAAGAAAAATTCGCCAGATCCGTGAACTTTATCCGACCTTGAATATTATCGGTGGTAATATCGCGACGCCTCAAGGTACCCAGGCCCTTTACGATGCCGGTGCTGATGTTGCTAAAGTCGGTATCGGTCCTGGATCCATCTGTACCACACGTGTTGTTGCCGGTGTCGGTGTCCCGCAAATTACAGCCATTACGGACGCGGCAGAAGTGGCCGAAAAAAATGGTAAAACGATCATCGCTGATGGTGGTTTGAAATGGTCTGGTGATATTGTCAAAGCGATCGCTGCTGGCGGTAATGCTGTCATGCTGGGTTCGATGCTGGCCGGAACAGCCGAAGCTCCTGGCCAAGTGATCGTTGGCGAAGATGGCAAAAAATATAAGTCTTATCGCGGTATGGGTTCGATGGCAGCCATGCAAAATGGCTCCAAGGATCGTTATTTCCAAGGTGAAGTCAAAGAAGTCAACAAACTGGTTCCTGAGGGCATTGAAGCTGTGACGCCTTATAAAGGCAAGGTTGATGATGTCATTTTTGAAGACCTCGGCGGCTTGCGTTCCGGTATGGGCTATACAGGTTCAGCTACGATCAATGATTTGATCGAGCGTGGCCAATTTGTCAGAATCACGAATGCCGGATTGGTTGAATCTCATCCCCACGATGTCCATATTACAAAACAGGCACCAAATTACGTCCGTATTTGA
- the purN gene encoding phosphoribosylglycinamide formyltransferase, whose translation MVADRSDQIKLAVFASGNGTNFTALVDYVQENLPQVSIVRLIVDHRDAYVIERARKAQIPTTYINYVKAGSKHEAEAQIMAQLTSDQVQGILLAGFMRIIGADLLAAFPNKIINIHPALLPSFPGQHGIEDAFDYGVKVTGVTIHYINSQIDSGRIIAQQPVRIEEDDDLASLAAKIHAVEHRLYPQTLKYLVEKGVFTV comes from the coding sequence TTGGTAGCAGACAGGTCCGACCAAATTAAATTAGCCGTTTTCGCTTCGGGAAACGGCACTAATTTCACAGCCTTAGTCGATTACGTCCAAGAAAATCTGCCACAGGTCAGCATCGTGCGATTGATCGTTGATCATCGCGACGCTTATGTGATCGAACGTGCCCGCAAGGCTCAAATTCCGACAACTTATATCAATTATGTGAAAGCCGGCAGCAAGCACGAAGCTGAAGCACAGATCATGGCACAATTAACAAGCGATCAAGTTCAAGGGATCTTGCTGGCCGGCTTTATGCGGATCATCGGTGCCGATCTGCTGGCAGCTTTTCCAAATAAAATTATCAATATTCATCCGGCTTTATTACCGAGTTTTCCAGGCCAGCATGGCATTGAAGACGCCTTTGATTATGGTGTTAAAGTGACTGGTGTCACGATTCATTACATCAATAGCCAAATTGATTCCGGCAGGATCATTGCCCAACAGCCGGTCCGAATCGAAGAGGATGATGACCTTGCAAGTTTGGCAGCTAAAATACATGCAGTTGAACATCGGCTATATCCGCAAACACTAAAATATTTGGTTGAAAAAGGAGTATTCACAGTATGA
- the purH gene encoding bifunctional phosphoribosylaminoimidazolecarboxamide formyltransferase/IMP cyclohydrolase codes for MKRALLSVSNKDGLIEFAQGLIEHDYEIISTGGTLQTLIKAGIKATAVENITGFPEILDGRVKTLHPNIHAALLAKRDDPEHMATLRTHDITPIDLVAVNLYPFKETIEKADVTYDQAIENIDIGGPSMLRSAAKNAKDVIVVVDPHDYAAVLTAINDQTVTAEFRHHLQAKTFRHTAAYDTLIANYLSDESYPEKLTVSYEKDFDLRYGENPHQTAAVYADQLPKDYSILRAEILHGKRLSYNNIKDADAALRTIVEFQTAPTVVTLKHMNPAGIGQASTIEKAWDKAFAADDISIFGGIVVLNREVDRATAEKMHAIFLEIIIAPSFTDEAYTVLAKKKNLRLLKLPMADQLPKELEITSVLGGAVVQQMDTVVEEADDFECVSEIKPTAEQIKSLVFAQKAVKHVKSNAILVAADGQTLGIGAGQPNRIDSVKIAIKHAQSKPAFSQAVLASDAFFPMDDSVKFAADQGIRAIVEPGGSIKDKDSIAMANKLGVALVFSHNRHFRH; via the coding sequence ATGAAAAGAGCATTGCTAAGTGTTTCTAATAAAGATGGCTTGATTGAATTTGCCCAAGGTTTAATTGAACATGACTATGAAATCATTTCGACTGGCGGGACGCTCCAAACCTTAATAAAAGCTGGCATCAAGGCAACTGCAGTTGAAAACATTACGGGTTTTCCAGAAATTTTGGATGGCCGTGTCAAGACACTACATCCGAATATTCATGCTGCTTTATTAGCTAAACGGGATGATCCTGAACATATGGCAACACTGCGAACTCACGACATTACACCGATCGATTTAGTCGCTGTCAATCTTTACCCCTTTAAAGAGACGATCGAAAAAGCCGACGTGACCTATGATCAAGCGATCGAAAACATTGATATCGGTGGTCCATCGATGCTGCGCTCGGCTGCTAAAAATGCAAAAGATGTGATCGTTGTGGTTGATCCGCATGATTACGCGGCGGTATTGACTGCGATCAATGATCAGACTGTGACGGCCGAGTTCCGCCACCATCTACAAGCTAAGACTTTCCGCCATACGGCTGCTTATGATACTTTGATCGCGAACTATCTGTCTGACGAGTCTTATCCAGAAAAATTAACCGTCAGTTACGAAAAGGATTTTGACCTGCGCTATGGTGAAAATCCACATCAAACAGCGGCTGTTTATGCAGACCAGCTGCCGAAAGATTATTCGATTCTGCGTGCAGAGATCCTTCATGGCAAACGGCTAAGCTACAACAATATCAAAGATGCTGATGCGGCTTTGCGTACGATCGTTGAATTTCAAACAGCGCCGACCGTTGTCACTTTAAAACATATGAATCCAGCCGGTATCGGTCAAGCCAGCACAATTGAAAAAGCTTGGGACAAGGCCTTTGCAGCTGATGATATCTCGATTTTCGGCGGCATCGTGGTTTTGAATCGAGAAGTCGACCGGGCCACCGCTGAAAAAATGCACGCGATCTTCCTTGAAATTATTATTGCACCGAGCTTTACGGACGAAGCTTACACGGTTTTGGCCAAGAAAAAGAATTTGCGTTTGTTGAAACTGCCAATGGCCGATCAATTGCCAAAAGAACTGGAGATCACGTCGGTATTGGGCGGCGCAGTCGTTCAGCAAATGGATACTGTGGTCGAAGAAGCTGATGACTTCGAATGTGTTTCTGAAATTAAGCCGACAGCTGAGCAGATCAAGTCCTTGGTCTTTGCTCAAAAAGCTGTTAAACATGTTAAGTCTAACGCGATTTTAGTTGCAGCCGATGGACAGACTTTGGGTATTGGTGCCGGTCAGCCGAACCGCATTGATTCAGTCAAGATCGCGATCAAACACGCCCAATCTAAGCCGGCGTTTTCACAAGCAGTTTTGGCTTCTGACGCTTTTTTCCCAATGGATGATTCGGTAAAATTTGCAGCTGATCAGGGCATTCGAGCTATCGTTGAGCCTGGTGGATCAATCAAGGATAAGGATTCGATCGCCATGGCCAACAAACTCGGTGTGGCCCTAGTCTTTTCTCATAATCGTCATTTCAGGCACTAA
- the purD gene encoding phosphoribosylamine--glycine ligase, producing the protein MAKVLIIGAGAREHALAKTFVKSPQVEQVYVAPGNDGMISAGIQTVAIAVDQLTELAAFAQKKKIDLTFVGSEEPLVLGVVDVFKQAGLRIFGPSKQAARLEGSKTFAKNILKEAKVKTADFDSVNSLAQAQAILAKHDLPVVFKLDGLAAGKGVTIISDRQAAKDYLVNLYAKFPHEDLVIEEFMQGIEFSFFSLIGENGAAVHLPPAQDHKRRFDHDKGPNTGGMGAYSPVAEVSEMTIHETIKKIVEPSLKAMCDQGCPFIGVLYTGLMLTKSGPKVVEFNVRFGDPETQAILPQLQGDFYQLILDLLDGKQPLVNWQTTDVFLAVVLSAPGYPADVKKGFLTPLSAQLPAAIDIDYAAVTKSASAFLSNGGRVATLVTHAKTAAAAQKQLYHYLDQAALALDYRHDIGYQLVDFERQTQGK; encoded by the coding sequence ATGGCTAAAGTCTTAATCATCGGAGCCGGTGCCCGCGAGCATGCCTTGGCGAAGACCTTTGTGAAAAGTCCGCAAGTTGAGCAGGTATATGTGGCACCGGGAAACGACGGCATGATCTCAGCGGGTATTCAAACAGTTGCGATCGCAGTTGACCAGTTGACGGAATTGGCGGCCTTTGCCCAAAAGAAAAAAATTGATCTCACTTTTGTCGGCAGCGAAGAACCGCTCGTGCTAGGGGTGGTCGACGTATTTAAGCAGGCTGGCTTACGCATTTTCGGACCCAGCAAGCAAGCAGCTCGATTGGAAGGCTCCAAGACCTTTGCGAAAAATATTTTAAAAGAAGCGAAGGTGAAGACGGCCGATTTTGATAGTGTAAATTCTTTAGCACAAGCCCAAGCTATTTTGGCCAAACATGATCTGCCAGTCGTTTTTAAGCTGGATGGTCTGGCGGCCGGCAAAGGCGTCACGATCATTTCTGACCGTCAAGCAGCTAAAGATTATTTAGTCAATTTATATGCCAAGTTTCCCCATGAAGATTTAGTTATCGAAGAATTTATGCAGGGGATCGAGTTTTCCTTTTTCAGCTTGATCGGTGAAAATGGTGCGGCTGTTCATCTACCGCCTGCTCAAGACCATAAGCGGCGCTTCGATCATGATAAGGGTCCGAATACGGGTGGCATGGGTGCTTACAGTCCTGTCGCAGAAGTATCGGAGATGACGATTCATGAGACGATCAAAAAGATTGTCGAGCCTAGTTTGAAGGCGATGTGCGATCAAGGCTGTCCTTTTATCGGCGTCCTATATACGGGTCTGATGCTAACAAAAAGTGGTCCGAAAGTTGTTGAATTCAATGTCCGCTTTGGTGATCCGGAGACGCAAGCTATCCTGCCGCAGCTGCAGGGAGATTTTTACCAGCTGATTTTGGATTTGTTAGATGGCAAACAGCCGCTGGTCAACTGGCAGACAACTGATGTTTTTTTGGCAGTGGTCTTGTCGGCGCCGGGCTATCCGGCTGATGTTAAAAAAGGTTTTTTGACGCCGCTGTCTGCCCAATTGCCTGCGGCGATCGACATTGATTATGCCGCCGTGACAAAATCAGCGTCCGCTTTTCTTTCTAATGGCGGGCGGGTCGCAACGCTGGTGACTCACGCTAAAACAGCAGCTGCTGCACAAAAACAGCTTTATCATTATTTGGATCAGGCGGCTTTAGCCCTTGATTATCGCCATGATATCGGCTATCAATTAGTTGATTTTGAACGCCAGACCCAGGGCAAATGA